One stretch of Bacteroidales bacterium DNA includes these proteins:
- a CDS encoding biotin/lipoyl-binding protein: protein MKRKIGFSLVYRDMWQSSGKYQPRIDQLKEVAPHIIEMGCFDRIETNGGAFEQVQLMYGENPNTAVREWTKPFNVAGIKTHMLERALNGIRMFPVPADVRRLMFKVKKAQGVDIARSFCGLNDHRNLELSIKYAKEAGMISQAALSITYSPVHTVDYFMDVADHIIEYGADEICLKDMAGIGRPAMLGELVRRIKSKYPGIIVQYHGHSGPGMSVASMLEVARAGADYLDVAMEPLSWGMIHPDVIAIQAILKDAGFDVPEINMEAYMKVRSLTQKFIDDFLGCFIDPRNKQISSLLISSGLPGGMMGSMMADLKGVHAGINTTLKNKGQKELTEDELVIKLFDEVEFIWPKLGYPPLVTPFSQYVKNVALMNIIQLAGGKERYSMIDNNTWDMILGKAGNLPGELDSEIINLAKNQNKEFYTGIPQDGYPDQLEVFREEMKKNGWETGNDDEELFELAMHDRQYRDYKSGVAKSRFESELQKAREVINNSLTVGTGAKPEKKAETPKDIKTSNPDHKNIFSPAKGKVYYNLYSELTEPSAVGDPVSEGNRICYLQTNSYITEITCPYNGEIAEIVVQQGANVNKGDILFIIKEIAKTEADHPKIKKMKKIIVRK, encoded by the coding sequence ATGAAGAGAAAAATAGGATTCAGTCTTGTTTACCGCGACATGTGGCAGTCGTCAGGCAAGTATCAGCCGCGTATTGACCAATTGAAAGAAGTAGCACCTCATATTATTGAAATGGGGTGTTTCGACAGGATAGAAACAAACGGAGGGGCATTTGAACAGGTTCAGTTAATGTACGGAGAGAATCCAAACACTGCTGTAAGGGAATGGACGAAGCCATTTAATGTGGCAGGCATAAAAACTCATATGCTCGAAAGGGCGCTGAACGGCATTAGAATGTTCCCTGTTCCTGCGGATGTCAGAAGGCTTATGTTCAAAGTTAAGAAAGCCCAGGGTGTCGATATTGCCCGCTCCTTCTGTGGTCTGAATGATCACAGAAATCTTGAATTATCAATTAAATATGCAAAAGAAGCAGGGATGATATCCCAGGCAGCCCTCTCAATCACTTATTCTCCTGTACATACAGTTGACTACTTTATGGATGTCGCCGACCATATTATTGAGTATGGCGCAGATGAGATCTGCCTGAAGGATATGGCAGGGATCGGTCGTCCTGCAATGCTTGGAGAACTTGTAAGACGGATCAAATCTAAATATCCCGGGATTATAGTACAATATCATGGCCATTCAGGACCGGGAATGTCAGTGGCATCGATGCTGGAGGTGGCAAGGGCAGGTGCCGATTATCTCGATGTTGCTATGGAACCCCTGAGCTGGGGGATGATTCATCCCGATGTTATAGCAATTCAGGCAATATTGAAAGATGCAGGATTTGATGTTCCGGAAATAAATATGGAAGCTTACATGAAAGTAAGATCGCTTACCCAGAAATTTATAGACGACTTTCTCGGCTGTTTTATTGATCCCAGGAACAAACAGATCTCTTCATTGCTAATCAGCAGCGGATTGCCCGGCGGCATGATGGGAAGCATGATGGCAGACCTTAAAGGAGTTCATGCCGGAATAAATACTACCCTTAAAAACAAAGGTCAAAAGGAACTTACTGAAGACGAATTAGTAATAAAACTCTTCGATGAAGTAGAATTCATCTGGCCAAAACTCGGGTATCCCCCGCTTGTAACGCCATTCAGTCAGTATGTAAAGAATGTTGCTCTTATGAATATTATACAGCTGGCAGGCGGAAAAGAGAGATATTCAATGATAGATAACAATACCTGGGACATGATACTTGGAAAGGCAGGAAATCTTCCGGGGGAACTAGACTCTGAAATAATTAACCTGGCAAAAAACCAGAATAAGGAGTTCTACACAGGGATCCCTCAGGATGGCTATCCCGATCAGCTTGAAGTTTTCAGGGAGGAGATGAAAAAGAATGGCTGGGAAACAGGCAATGATGATGAGGAGCTATTTGAACTCGCTATGCACGACAGGCAATACCGCGATTACAAGTCAGGGGTTGCTAAATCAAGATTTGAGAGTGAACTTCAAAAAGCCAGGGAAGTGATAAACAATAGCTTAACTGTCGGGACTGGAGCTAAACCTGAAAAAAAGGCAGAAACACCTAAAGATATAAAGACTTCTAATCCCGATCATAAAAACATCTTTTCTCCGGCAAAAGGGAAAGTATATTATAATCTTTACTCCGAACTTACTGAACCTTCTGCTGTTGGTGATCCTGTAAGTGAAGGCAACCGGATCTGTTATCTCCAGACCAATTCATATATCACTGAGATAACGTGTCCCTATAACGGCGAGATCGCCGAAATCGTGGTTCAGCAGGGAGCAAATGTGAATAAAGGTGATATTCTGTTCATAATAAAAGAAATAGCAAAAACAGAAGCTGATCACCCTAAAATTAAAAAGATGAAAAAAATAATTGTCAGGAAATAG
- a CDS encoding DUF4249 domain-containing protein, whose protein sequence is MLMIFLAGCETDVNTVDLPEFQQKLVITSFISPSDTRSYFTVSSNKRLFGELDTEKPLGMLKGYISNGIEEVALDTAARGFILDNKKMQVSYGSTYKLKVISETGLSAEGISCVPVKREFNIELDTFSIIMHSPIELQSQYGTTFRYLSLKVTFQDVPNEENYYRVACSGLVYKTNPATQKAYAMEISPTFDNEYITDKGLDGKKLVAVTTGNYSYYFSPSRDSTLLKIYLYHTEKSYYLYHKSLKDYNDSENPFAEATPVYSNISGGLGIFTSYTVDSLIMRFK, encoded by the coding sequence ATGCTAATGATTTTTTTGGCAGGATGTGAAACAGATGTGAATACTGTAGATCTTCCGGAATTTCAACAGAAGCTGGTGATTACATCATTTATTTCCCCGTCTGATACAAGATCATACTTTACCGTATCATCAAATAAAAGACTATTTGGCGAACTTGATACAGAAAAGCCTTTAGGTATGCTTAAAGGCTACATCTCAAATGGTATAGAAGAAGTTGCTCTTGACACTGCAGCCAGAGGATTTATACTTGATAACAAAAAAATGCAGGTCAGTTACGGGTCTACCTATAAATTAAAAGTCATAAGTGAAACCGGCTTATCAGCTGAAGGTATAAGTTGTGTTCCTGTTAAAAGAGAATTCAACATCGAACTAGATACCTTTTCAATAATTATGCATTCCCCAATAGAGCTGCAATCACAATATGGTACAACTTTCAGATATTTAAGTCTTAAAGTTACATTTCAGGATGTACCAAATGAAGAAAACTACTACAGAGTAGCTTGTTCAGGTCTGGTATACAAAACAAATCCTGCTACTCAAAAGGCATATGCAATGGAAATATCCCCAACTTTTGATAACGAGTATATTACAGATAAAGGTCTGGATGGAAAGAAGCTTGTTGCTGTCACAACAGGAAACTATAGCTATTACTTCTCGCCATCACGTGATTCAACTCTGCTGAAAATATATTTATATCATACTGAAAAATCCTATTACCTCTATCATAAATCGCTTAAGGATTATAATGATAGTGAAAATCCATTTGCTGAGGCTACTCCGGTGTACTCAAATATCTCAGGGGGTCTGGGGATTTTCACATCCTATACGGTTGACTCTCTAATAATGAGATTCAAATAA
- a CDS encoding TonB-dependent receptor yields the protein MRLAFLSAILSLFLFTVNGQNFNRYTISGYVREAVSGESLIGVNIYLSDHKTGTTTNTYGFYSMTLPAADSVELIISYVGFTTKIVKTSLHNDVELNIDLKPGLVLDEVTVTAEKQEKQSESVKMSTVKLQAAQIKNVPSLLGEKDVLKVLQLMPGVQKGSEGSSGIYVRGGGPDQNLIILDDAIVYNASHLFGFFSLFNGDALKSVELTKGGFPARYGGRLSSVLEMNMKEGNKEQWHSEGGIGLISSRLTVEGPLSKGKSSILLSGRRTYADLILRPILKAMDTENIGYYFYDFNAKINYDFGRKNKLYLSGYFGKDKFYVKNNDAEVQENIGFLWGNATGTLRWNHLFNNKIFANTSAVFSNYTFGIYDKYRVVGEGKDYYAEYYSGIRDFSLKYDIDFIPNTKHWVKAGAITIYHRFKPHAFVELDVPKHINIRDIRHIDGVESGLYAEDTWQPVQTLKVNGGLRLSHFLASENQYAFLEPRLSLAWRLKNDYALKGSYASMNQYIHMISGTGISLPTDLWVPTTDRVKPQHSKQVALGIVKDIRNPELALSLEGYYKTMDNVIGYKEGASFINLDEANSAVGINWEDNVTAGRSWSYGMEVLIQKKEGRFNGWIGYTLSWTQMQFDSLNFGKKYYARYDRRHDISVVATYKLSNRITLSGTWVYGTGNAVTLPMSEYIIREHPVSDNPRFIHYDYYRDQLLTPGDRVINDFGEKNNFRMKSYHRLDIGIQFHKKKDWGERTWEISCYNIYNRKNPFYYYTDYKYDNATNKTYGYLKQVSLFPIIPSFTYSFKF from the coding sequence ATGAGACTCGCCTTTCTTAGTGCTATTTTATCTTTGTTTCTATTCACTGTAAATGGGCAGAATTTTAATCGGTATACAATCAGCGGCTATGTAAGAGAAGCTGTCAGCGGCGAATCGCTGATTGGTGTAAATATCTACTTATCAGACCATAAAACAGGCACAACAACAAATACATACGGTTTTTATTCGATGACTTTACCAGCGGCTGATTCTGTTGAACTTATTATATCATATGTGGGATTCACTACCAAGATTGTTAAAACTTCCTTGCACAATGATGTTGAATTGAATATCGATCTGAAACCTGGTTTGGTTCTGGATGAAGTGACTGTAACTGCTGAAAAGCAGGAGAAACAGAGTGAATCGGTAAAAATGAGCACAGTAAAACTTCAAGCCGCACAAATTAAAAATGTACCATCACTTCTGGGAGAAAAAGATGTTCTGAAAGTATTGCAGCTTATGCCAGGTGTCCAAAAAGGTTCCGAAGGCAGCAGCGGGATCTATGTCAGGGGCGGCGGACCAGACCAAAACCTTATCATTCTTGATGATGCAATAGTATACAATGCCAGTCATCTGTTCGGCTTTTTCTCACTTTTCAACGGCGATGCACTTAAGAGTGTTGAATTAACAAAGGGTGGATTCCCTGCAAGGTATGGAGGCCGGTTATCCTCTGTGCTTGAGATGAATATGAAAGAAGGGAACAAAGAACAGTGGCACAGTGAGGGAGGGATTGGCCTGATATCGTCGAGACTGACAGTCGAGGGACCGCTCAGCAAAGGCAAGTCATCAATTCTGTTATCAGGGCGCCGGACTTATGCTGACCTTATCCTCAGACCAATATTAAAAGCGATGGATACAGAAAATATTGGATACTACTTCTACGATTTCAATGCTAAAATCAATTATGATTTTGGGAGAAAAAACAAGCTTTACCTGAGCGGATATTTCGGAAAAGACAAATTTTATGTCAAAAATAATGATGCTGAAGTACAGGAGAACATTGGCTTCCTTTGGGGTAATGCTACCGGCACCCTGAGATGGAACCACTTGTTCAATAACAAGATATTTGCTAATACCTCAGCGGTATTCAGCAATTATACTTTTGGAATATACGATAAATATAGAGTTGTTGGAGAAGGCAAAGACTACTATGCAGAGTATTACTCGGGAATAAGGGATTTCTCACTGAAGTATGACATTGATTTCATTCCCAATACAAAACACTGGGTAAAAGCTGGAGCTATTACGATATATCATAGGTTCAAACCACATGCTTTTGTTGAACTGGATGTTCCAAAACACATAAACATTCGGGATATCAGGCACATAGATGGTGTTGAATCAGGACTCTACGCTGAGGATACATGGCAACCTGTGCAAACACTGAAAGTAAACGGAGGTTTGAGGCTTAGTCATTTTCTGGCTTCAGAAAACCAGTACGCTTTTCTTGAACCACGGCTTTCTTTAGCATGGCGGCTGAAAAATGATTACGCCTTAAAAGGATCATATGCATCGATGAATCAATATATTCATATGATTTCAGGTACAGGCATCAGTCTGCCAACAGATCTGTGGGTACCAACCACCGACAGAGTAAAACCACAGCATTCAAAACAGGTTGCTTTAGGCATTGTCAAGGACATAAGGAATCCGGAACTGGCCCTTTCGCTTGAAGGTTACTACAAAACAATGGACAATGTTATAGGATATAAAGAGGGAGCCTCCTTTATTAACCTTGATGAAGCCAACTCCGCTGTTGGCATAAACTGGGAAGATAATGTTACAGCAGGAAGGTCATGGTCATATGGAATGGAGGTATTGATTCAGAAGAAAGAAGGACGGTTTAACGGCTGGATAGGTTATACGCTTTCATGGACACAGATGCAATTCGATTCGCTAAATTTCGGGAAGAAATATTATGCAAGATATGACCGGAGACATGACATATCAGTTGTAGCGACTTACAAATTAAGCAATAGAATAACACTCTCAGGGACATGGGTCTACGGAACAGGCAATGCAGTCACCCTTCCAATGTCGGAATACATAATCAGAGAACATCCTGTATCAGATAATCCAAGATTTATTCACTATGACTATTACCGAGACCAGTTGCTAACCCCCGGTGACAGAGTAATAAATGATTTTGGTGAAAAGAACAATTTCAGGATGAAGTCATATCACAGACTTGACATTGGTATTCAGTTCCATAAAAAGAAAGACTGGGGCGAACGGACCTGGGAAATCTCCTGTTACAATATTTACAACAGGAAGAATCCATTTTACTATTACACTGATTACAAGTACGATAATGCCACCAACAAGACATATGGCTATTTAAAACAGGTGAGTCTGTTTCCTATTATACCTTCATTTACATATTCATTCAAGTTTTGA
- a CDS encoding 4Fe-4S binding protein — MKRDILKIDEDLCNGCGLCVPNCHEGALQVIDGKVRLVSELMCDGLGACIGHCPEGAITIETREAEPYNETRVMEQMKDKGKNTVIAHLKHMKDHGETGFLQEGVSYLKEHRSELNFNLDEVISEVHNHGKAAAAPQPSHIPGHAHGHSHGHGGGGCPGSKAMVIEKPGVAAASTPAGDQPSELRQWPVQMHLINPNASYFQGSDLLIAADCVAFSMGGFHSKHLKGKSLAIACPKLDHGSEIYIQKLTALVDTAKVNTITVMMMEVPCCGGLLQMVKSALSQASRKVPVKMMIVGIAGDVLKEEWV, encoded by the coding sequence ATGAAAAGAGATATCCTTAAGATCGATGAAGATTTGTGTAATGGTTGCGGACTGTGTGTACCTAATTGCCATGAGGGGGCGTTACAGGTAATCGACGGAAAAGTAAGGCTTGTAAGTGAACTTATGTGCGATGGACTTGGTGCCTGTATCGGGCATTGTCCGGAAGGAGCAATAACAATTGAAACCCGTGAAGCAGAACCATATAATGAAACACGGGTAATGGAGCAGATGAAAGACAAAGGTAAGAATACAGTAATTGCTCACCTTAAACATATGAAAGATCATGGAGAGACAGGTTTCCTCCAGGAGGGTGTTTCATACCTTAAAGAACACAGGTCAGAATTAAACTTCAATCTCGATGAAGTAATCAGTGAGGTACATAATCACGGAAAAGCTGCTGCTGCGCCTCAGCCATCTCATATACCCGGGCATGCTCATGGCCATTCACACGGTCATGGAGGAGGCGGATGTCCCGGATCAAAAGCAATGGTAATTGAAAAGCCGGGTGTGGCTGCTGCAAGTACTCCAGCCGGCGATCAGCCATCAGAATTAAGACAGTGGCCTGTTCAGATGCACCTTATAAATCCCAACGCATCATATTTCCAGGGCTCTGATCTTCTTATTGCAGCAGATTGTGTGGCTTTCTCAATGGGCGGATTTCACAGCAAGCATCTTAAAGGAAAATCGCTGGCTATTGCCTGTCCAAAACTTGATCATGGCTCAGAAATATATATCCAGAAACTGACTGCATTAGTCGATACAGCAAAAGTAAATACAATAACAGTTATGATGATGGAAGTGCCCTGTTGCGGAGGTCTTCTGCAAATGGTCAAATCGGCACTATCGCAGGCATCAAGAAAAGTTCCGGTTAAGATGATGATAGTCGGTATAGCCGGAGATGTGCTTAAGGAGGAATGGGTGTAG
- a CDS encoding Crp/Fnr family transcriptional regulator: MDYSVLTSSPLFKGLDISAIELLISEVSHKIRNFKAGTIVSQSGDPVISLMIVVSGIVKGEMVDYAGRVIKIEDIPAPGALASAFMFGNNNRFPVNVICNTDTEILVIDKSDFLKLLMNNDRILVNFLNMISNRSQFLSEKIKFLNFKTIKGKLAQYILQKAGTDKNIIYLDVTQNDLADFFGVARPSVARALGELEEEGLIEAKGKSIRVINKSGLTNLTAD; this comes from the coding sequence ATGGACTATTCTGTTTTAACATCATCTCCTCTGTTCAAAGGATTAGATATCAGCGCAATTGAGCTCCTAATAAGTGAAGTCTCGCACAAAATACGGAATTTTAAGGCAGGAACAATTGTATCACAAAGCGGCGATCCCGTTATTTCTCTTATGATAGTGGTAAGTGGTATTGTTAAAGGTGAAATGGTCGACTATGCCGGTAGGGTCATTAAGATCGAAGATATACCAGCACCGGGAGCTCTTGCTTCTGCCTTTATGTTTGGTAACAATAACAGATTCCCTGTGAATGTTATATGCAATACTGACACAGAAATACTGGTTATAGACAAGTCTGATTTCCTCAAGCTTCTGATGAATAACGACAGGATCCTTGTTAATTTCCTTAATATGATCTCTAACCGGTCACAATTCCTGTCAGAGAAGATTAAGTTTCTTAATTTCAAGACAATTAAGGGTAAACTTGCTCAGTATATCCTTCAGAAAGCAGGCACAGACAAGAACATTATATACCTCGATGTAACACAGAATGATCTGGCCGACTTCTTTGGGGTTGCCCGACCTTCAGTAGCACGGGCTTTGGGAGAACTTGAAGAAGAGGGACTAATTGAAGCTAAAGGAAAGAGCATCAGAGTTATTAATAAAAGCGGGCTCACGAATCTCACAGCCGACTGA
- the pdxB gene encoding 4-phosphoerythronate dehydrogenase PdxB — MVRIVADDKMPFLKGALEPIAEVKYLPGRMISNTLIKNTDALLIRTRTKCTEKLLNGTTVKFIGTATIGFDHIDTQYCEKNNIDWTNAPGCNSSSVLQYITSALLKIARDHKFKLKDKTIGIVGVGNVGAKVEKAARLLGMRVLLNDPPRARKEGDRKFVPLEDVLREADIITLHVPLHHVGEDRTYHLFDENCFKMIRKKVWFINSSRGEVVDTGALKKNLETGKLRGAILDVWENEPDIDFSLIPKAFIATPHIAGYSVDGKAKGTAMVVNSLSRFFDLPLKEWYPKNIPVPEIPDIFIDCKGKSDEKIVHQAVAHTYSIEDDDMHFRFNPSDFENLRGDYPLRREFHAFTVNLKNGSKNIHRILKELGFKVKGKV; from the coding sequence ATGGTCAGAATTGTAGCTGATGATAAAATGCCTTTTCTTAAAGGTGCTCTGGAACCAATTGCTGAAGTAAAATATCTGCCTGGCAGAATGATCAGTAACACACTTATCAAAAATACAGATGCACTTTTAATACGAACCCGGACAAAATGCACAGAGAAACTGCTGAATGGCACGACTGTTAAATTTATAGGAACTGCCACGATTGGATTCGATCATATTGATACACAGTATTGTGAAAAAAATAACATTGACTGGACAAACGCACCCGGATGCAACTCTTCATCCGTGCTGCAATATATAACCTCTGCACTCCTTAAGATTGCCCGCGATCATAAATTCAAGCTGAAAGATAAAACCATAGGTATTGTAGGAGTAGGGAATGTAGGGGCAAAAGTAGAAAAAGCTGCCAGGTTGCTGGGAATGAGAGTATTGCTTAATGACCCACCCAGGGCAAGAAAAGAAGGTGATAGAAAGTTTGTCCCGCTCGAAGATGTACTCCGTGAGGCTGACATCATAACTCTTCATGTGCCATTGCATCACGTAGGAGAAGATAGAACATATCATCTCTTTGATGAAAACTGTTTTAAAATGATCAGGAAAAAGGTCTGGTTCATTAATTCCTCAAGAGGCGAAGTTGTGGATACAGGTGCTCTCAAAAAGAATCTTGAGACAGGTAAGCTGCGGGGTGCAATTCTTGATGTATGGGAAAATGAACCGGATATAGATTTTAGCCTTATACCAAAAGCCTTCATAGCTACACCGCATATAGCAGGTTACTCTGTTGATGGTAAAGCTAAAGGAACTGCAATGGTTGTAAATTCTCTAAGCAGGTTTTTTGATCTGCCTCTCAAAGAGTGGTATCCTAAAAATATTCCGGTACCTGAAATTCCGGATATTTTCATCGACTGCAAAGGAAAATCAGATGAAAAAATCGTACACCAGGCTGTTGCACATACCTATAGCATTGAAGATGATGATATGCATTTCAGGTTCAATCCGTCAGATTTTGAGAACCTGCGCGGAGATTATCCATTGAGGAGGGAATTCCATGCTTTCACAGTTAATCTGAAAAACGGAAGTAAGAATATCCACAGGATACTTAAAGAGCTGGGATTTAAAGTTAAGGGAAAAGTATAG
- a CDS encoding M3 family metallopeptidase: MKKTLVLILIAFVAASACKKAEKSDNPLLNKYETPFEIPPFEEIKAAHFMPAFLKGFEVHRAEIKAIIYNKKEPTFDNTIKELAYSGQLLSGVSRVFGALNSANTNDSLQAISRELSPLSSKHNDDINLNDTLFRRVKSVYDNKDKFKLDEEEKKILEDTYKDFIRSGAALSAEDKDKLRKINEELSMLSVKFGQNLLAETNGFKLILDKKEDLSGLPEGVVTQAASMAKSLGMDGKWVFTLQVPSMTPFLQSSDRRDLREKLFTAYFMKGDNDNDKDNKAIIARMAKLRVERAHLLGYDSFADFVLERTMAKTPEKVMTFLAQVWDAATPVAKAEAAAQQELINKEGGKFKLEPWDWWYYSEKIKKAKYDLDDEVTRPYFKIDNVMEGMFYVANQLYGLTFTKRDDLPKYHPDVNTFEVTREGKHVGILMIDNYPRPSKRGGAWCGAFRGQSRDINGKMISPLVTMVTNSTPPTSDKPALLTAEEASTVFHEFGHALAGLLSNKTFPGGNLPRDFVELPSQIMEHWVLEPEVLKVYAKHYQTGEIIPAEIVEKLEKAGKFNTGFQTVEYLAASLLDMEYHSLKEPVDLDIRDFENKAMAKYGLIPEIKPRYRSTYFNHIWAGGYYAGYYGYIWCEILDADAFQAFKETGNIFNKDVAAKFEKEILARGGTRDPLDMYIAFRGKEPGIDALLVNRGLK; the protein is encoded by the coding sequence ATGAAAAAGACTCTGGTTTTAATTCTTATAGCTTTTGTGGCAGCATCAGCATGCAAAAAGGCTGAAAAGAGCGATAATCCGCTTCTTAATAAATACGAAACTCCTTTTGAAATTCCTCCTTTTGAGGAGATTAAGGCAGCACATTTCATGCCTGCATTTCTTAAAGGATTTGAAGTACACAGGGCTGAAATAAAGGCCATAATCTATAACAAAAAGGAACCAACATTCGATAACACAATAAAAGAATTGGCATACAGTGGCCAACTGCTTTCAGGCGTAAGCAGAGTTTTCGGTGCTTTGAATTCAGCTAATACGAACGACTCTCTACAGGCAATAAGCAGGGAACTCTCCCCTCTTTCGTCGAAACACAACGACGATATAAACCTCAACGACACACTGTTCAGGCGTGTTAAGAGCGTATACGACAACAAGGATAAGTTTAAGCTCGATGAGGAAGAGAAAAAAATACTTGAAGACACCTATAAGGATTTTATCAGAAGCGGGGCAGCACTTTCAGCTGAAGACAAGGATAAACTTCGTAAAATCAATGAAGAACTTTCGATGCTTTCTGTTAAGTTCGGACAGAATCTTCTTGCTGAAACTAATGGTTTCAAACTGATTCTTGATAAAAAAGAGGATTTGTCAGGATTACCTGAAGGAGTTGTAACTCAGGCTGCTTCAATGGCCAAGTCGCTTGGGATGGATGGGAAATGGGTATTTACTCTTCAGGTACCAAGCATGACACCATTTCTGCAAAGCTCTGACAGACGTGATCTTCGTGAAAAGCTTTTCACAGCCTATTTCATGAAAGGTGATAACGATAACGATAAGGATAATAAAGCAATAATTGCCCGGATGGCCAAACTGAGGGTTGAAAGAGCACATCTTCTTGGCTATGATAGTTTTGCAGATTTTGTTCTTGAGAGAACAATGGCTAAAACACCCGAGAAAGTAATGACTTTCCTTGCTCAGGTATGGGATGCTGCAACACCTGTTGCAAAAGCAGAGGCTGCTGCACAGCAGGAACTTATAAATAAAGAGGGAGGCAAGTTCAAACTTGAACCATGGGACTGGTGGTACTACTCTGAGAAAATCAAAAAAGCGAAGTATGATCTTGATGATGAAGTTACCAGACCTTACTTCAAGATTGATAATGTGATGGAGGGCATGTTTTATGTTGCTAATCAGCTATACGGACTCACATTCACCAAAAGAGATGATCTTCCGAAATATCATCCTGACGTAAATACTTTCGAGGTTACACGCGAGGGGAAACATGTTGGTATACTTATGATTGACAATTATCCGCGTCCATCAAAAAGAGGCGGTGCCTGGTGCGGAGCTTTCAGGGGACAAAGTCGTGATATCAACGGTAAAATGATTTCACCCCTTGTCACAATGGTTACGAACTCAACACCGCCAACCTCTGACAAACCGGCTTTACTTACCGCAGAAGAAGCAAGTACTGTCTTTCATGAATTCGGTCATGCACTTGCAGGACTTCTCTCAAATAAAACATTCCCCGGAGGTAATCTGCCAAGGGATTTTGTTGAACTTCCCTCACAGATAATGGAACACTGGGTGCTTGAACCAGAGGTACTTAAAGTATATGCAAAACATTATCAGACCGGTGAGATCATTCCAGCCGAGATAGTTGAAAAACTTGAAAAAGCAGGCAAGTTCAATACCGGCTTCCAGACAGTTGAATACCTTGCGGCCTCGTTACTCGACATGGAATATCATTCGCTTAAAGAGCCTGTTGACCTTGATATCAGAGATTTTGAGAATAAAGCCATGGCCAAATACGGACTGATACCTGAAATAAAACCCCGTTACAGATCTACTTATTTCAATCATATCTGGGCCGGAGGATACTATGCTGGCTATTATGGGTATATCTGGTGTGAAATTCTCGATGCAGATGCTTTCCAGGCTTTTAAAGAAACAGGTAACATTTTCAATAAGGATGTAGCTGCAAAATTTGAAAAAGAGATACTTGCCAGAGGAGGAACCCGTGATCCTCTGGATATGTATATAGCATTCAGAGGCAAGGAACCGGGTATAGATGCCCTGCTTGTTAACAGAGGTCTGAAATAA
- a CDS encoding sugar phosphate isomerase/epimerase, whose translation MKRFSRRDFARKAAMAGIGTAIMPVIKAGEPGRGTAVSHLENVSLKISLNAYSFDKPLRAGSMTIDDLLDFCAAKGFDGVDLTGYYFPGYPQVPSDDYIYHVKQKAFRLGLGISGTGVKNDFTWSDVSKRAGEKQLVKDWIVVAEKLGSPIVRIFAGTLSKEQYKWEDRAKWIADDIRECAEFGKKHGVMTAMQNHNDFIKTSSDVEKMLKMVNSEWNGLLLDIGSYHSADPYKDIALNAKHAISWQLKEKVYINDNQVDTDYNKVISIVKECGYKGYLPLETLGEGDPAVKVEALFKKVKDVLNNSIT comes from the coding sequence ATGAAAAGATTCAGTAGAAGGGATTTTGCAAGGAAAGCGGCAATGGCCGGAATTGGAACTGCAATAATGCCAGTAATTAAAGCAGGAGAACCCGGAAGAGGTACTGCCGTGTCACATCTTGAAAATGTTAGTCTGAAAATCAGCCTGAATGCTTACTCTTTTGATAAACCTCTGAGAGCAGGATCAATGACAATAGATGATCTCCTGGATTTTTGTGCTGCAAAAGGTTTTGATGGAGTTGATCTGACCGGATACTATTTCCCCGGTTACCCTCAGGTGCCATCCGATGATTATATTTATCATGTTAAACAGAAGGCTTTCAGGCTTGGACTCGGAATAAGCGGAACAGGAGTTAAAAATGATTTTACCTGGTCTGATGTCTCCAAAAGGGCTGGTGAGAAGCAGCTTGTTAAGGACTGGATTGTTGTTGCAGAGAAACTAGGATCGCCAATTGTGAGAATCTTTGCGGGTACTCTTTCAAAGGAGCAGTACAAATGGGAAGACAGGGCAAAATGGATTGCTGATGATATCAGGGAATGTGCTGAATTCGGCAAAAAACATGGAGTAATGACAGCCATGCAGAATCATAATGATTTTATTAAGACCTCTTCTGATGTTGAAAAAATGCTGAAGATGGTTAATTCAGAGTGGAATGGACTTTTACTTGATATTGGCAGTTACCATTCAGCCGATCCATATAAAGACATCGCGCTGAACGCAAAACACGCGATTTCGTGGCAGCTTAAGGAGAAAGTATATATAAATGATAATCAGGTGGATACTGATTATAATAAGGTCATTTCAATAGTTAAGGAATGCGGCTACAAAGGTTACCTTCCCCTAGAGACTCTCGGAGAAGGCGACCCTGCAGTTAAAGTTGAAGCTCTTTTCAAAAAAGTAAAAGATGTACTTAATAACTCAATAACCTAA